Proteins encoded in a region of the Trichosurus vulpecula isolate mTriVul1 chromosome 9, mTriVul1.pri, whole genome shotgun sequence genome:
- the PRRT3 gene encoding proline-rich transmembrane protein 3 — protein sequence MAPTTHISLWSLFLTIILLPCIVQAGQLPRQPEGSRQSLDKHPTQESQQDHGESPGTRHQNLNSQDKSRINQGGRGELGTDLIDWLRPTLPPWLRATAGPGETGRPRKSPNSPVLSLSTSPPLSSVASFATPPGQDSITGAVWMGPASRQEGYSLVDKLGTKDAGVKFWVSKGPTSKDRRGPLNSEQTPGQQTPFSLTAESPEESSALYLIPTVALEPRTERAHSKVSTVHEKVEVLSKGMTDPTPEGIPREVLGWKVVSREDHLSLQGPLAAQAPALSWLPSMTTHHEHQPTSNSLVIPGAGEHLIMQTDSVTLRTMNGYVPFPIDHALSPTVGAGDGKTVKAQNWSGKVTTKERKQGSPKPGGGRSWSEDAQAPQVITEKSSVSSVRRPETLLKPELTSSAPATSSQGSRSLPIWISSNRLPSVLAEDPDPRTGRWSTHFAHQISTQKAPLSPQTEDSDNEGNSASATLLPSSKSPSPSPVSNTTAPLSPGHQPGPETGLLEGAELISPQRVRGAVESPNSQNSTTPSTPAPEKMTNTTKSLPAVGPPGEEERQPGERPPQSHPPAPPASSGPSLTTSRRGLIRVTTQRALGQPNPPEPSPSPEASDLPPDSTCGPRACGPQANETSSPPLRWGPLRHTLSFAWELHVYGAGAFFLLLAFLALAGLVAAAVTPHVPGRAHALAAAALVLAASLLRAIYLLADPYGSRGRLAARTGLVLYNLPFPLLVTALGALALLGLGQLLPPRLRSLRLLGALGAVHWTLLLGADLLSPWLRPPLNLLVQGLSCAWGAGVALGTLLLCRRWLLGAVEVGPEGHGRSRAPGPGPRVLAVGGALGLLASGLQLAAAVWLYPLAGTPSRFSWPWWGVQFWLRLVELAWAAALALVAGVASCRWGPRPTEHTCWGKLLHYACPPPGKNEVPEYPNNCYDWTGTASVERGGTDISKSLIRNPAESGGSRPPKDSNELRAGHVLPSPAGSAASLARAGRSPKYPNNVGPGRSRSSVCLDKTAGLSMSELDLRPPSPINLSRSIDEALFREHLVRDSVFLRSSLQYPAGLGRRDSATSLQAISQPGAPHLRQRRSSDPDRSGLTPQDRCSSLTDVRVVPKPAPEPEAGAASGSSLDSFSKGSLKISWNPWRHGLSSVESLPLDELPSTVQLLPSQAEPEPASAPEEPGDSEREARRSFLALSKQVDSRSASSETIEL from the exons ATGGCTCCCACCACTCACATCTCCCTCTGGAGCCtcttcctcacaataatcctccTCCCTTGCATAGTGCAGGCTGGACAGCTTCCTAGACAGCCAGAAGGCTCAAGACAAAGCCTTGACAAACACCCTACTCAGGAATCCCAGCAGGACCATGGGGAATCCCCTGGAACCAGGCACCAGAACCTTAACTCTCAAGACAAGTCCAGGATAAATCAGGGGGGTAGAGGTGAACTTGGCACAGACCTCATAGATTGGCTCAGACCCACATTGCCTCCTTGGCTCAGGGCTACTGCAGGACCAGGAGAAACTGGAAGGCCCAGAAAGTCTCCAAATAGCCCAGTCCTGTCCCTGTCCACCTCTCCCCCTCTGAGCTCAGTAGCCAGTTTTGCGACCCCTCCTGGTCAGGATAGCATCACTGGAGCTGTGTGGATGGGGCCTGCCTCTAGGCAGGAGGGATACAGTTTGGTGGATAAATTAGGCACTAAGGATGCAGGGGTCAAGTTTTGGGTTTCAAAGGGACCCACTTCCAAAGACAGAAGGGGTCCACTGAACTCAGAGCAGACTCCAGGACAGCAGACTCCATTCTCCCTGACAGCTGAGTCCCCTGAGGAGTCCTCAGCTCTTTATCTCATCCCCACTGTTGCCCTAGAACCCAGAACTGAAAGAGCCCACTCAAAAGTGTCCACAGTTCACGAGAAAGTAGAGGTCTTGTCCAAAGGTATGACAGACCCCACCCCAGAAGGGATTCCTAGGGAGGTCCTGGGCTGGAAGGTAGTGAGCAGGGAAGACCACCTTAGTCTTCAAGGGCCATTGGCTGCCCAGGCTCCGGCTCTTTCATGGCTGCCTTCCATGACAACTCATCATGAGCACCAGCCAACAAGTAATAGTCTTGTGATCCCAGGGGCAGGTGAACACCTGATTATGCAAACAGACTCTGTCACCCTCAGGACCATGAACGGTTATGTCCCCTTCCCAATTGACCATGCCCTAAGCCCCACTGTGGGAGCTGGAGACGGGAAAACAGTGAAAGCACAAAACTGGAGTGGGAAGGTTACCACCAAAGAGAGGAAGCAGGGTTCCCCAAAaccagggggagggaggagctggAGTGAAGACGCCCAGGCCCCCCAGGTTATCACCGAGAAGAGTTCTGTGTCTTCTGTCCGAAGGCCTGAAACCCTCCTAAAGCCTGAGCTGACATCCTCTGCTCCAGCAACTTCTTCACAGGGTTCCAGGTCCCTGCCCATCTGGATCTCATCAAATCGCCTGCCCTCGGTCCTAGCTGAAGACCCTGACCCCAGGACTGGACGCTGGAGTACCCATTTTGCCCATCAAATCAGCACCCAAAAGGCTCCCCTCAGCCCCCAGACAGAGGACTCTGACAATGAGGGGAACAGTGCATCTGCTACACTCCTTCCCAGCTCCAAGTCACCATCGCCTTCCCCTGTCTCCAACACTACAGCTCCATTGTCTCCTGGGCATCAGCCTGGGCCAG AGACAGGACTCTTGGAAGGAGCTGAACTGATTTCCCCTCAGCGAGTAAGAGGGGCTGTGGAATCCCCAAATTCCCAGAATTCCACCACTCCAAGCACTCCTGCTCCTGAGAAGATGACCAATACCACAAAAAGCCTCCCAGCAGTTGGACCACCAG GTGAAGAGGAAAGACAGCCTGGGGAGCGGCCTCCGCAGAGCCACCCTCCGGCCCCTCCAGCTTCCTCCGGGCCTTCCTTGACCACTTCCCGCAGGGGTCTCATCCGAGTCACCACCCAGAGAGCCCTGGGGCAGCCGAACCCTCCGGAGCCTTCTCCTAGTCCCGAGGCCTCCGACCTTCCTCCGGATTCCACTTGCGGCCCGAGGGCGTGCGGCCCCCAGGCCAACGAGACGAGCTCCCCACCGCTGCGCTGGGGGCCCCTGCGGCACACGCTGAGCTTCGCCTGGGAGCTCCACGTGTATGGTGCCGGGGCGTTCTTCCTGCTGCTGGCGTTCCTGGCCCTGGCGGGCCTAGTGGCCGCCGCGGTCACGCCCCACGTGCCTGGGCGAGCCCATGCGCTGGCCGCTGCCGCTCTCGTGCTAGCCGCCTCCTTGCTGCGCGCCATCTACTTGTTGGCCGACCCGTACGGCTCGCGGGGCCGCTTGGCAGCCCGCACGGGGCTGGTCCTCTACAATCTGCCCTTCCCGCTGCTCGTGACGGCCCTCGGGGCGCTGGCGCTCCTAGGCCTCGGGCAGCTACTCCCGCCCCGGCTGCGTAGCCTGCGTCTGCTGGGCGCTCTGGGCGCCGTGCACTGGACGCTACTGCTAGGAGCTGATCTTCTCTCCCCCTGGCTTCGCCCTCCTCTCAACCTGCTGGTGCAGGGATTGTCGTGCGCCTGGGGCGCCGGGGTGGCGCTGGGCACGCTGCTCCTGTGTCGTCGCTGGCTACTTGGTGCGGTGGAGGTCGGCCCCGAGGGCCACGGGAGGAGCCGAGCCCCAGGTCCGGGTCCCAGGGTCCTGGCTGTGGGCGGGGCCCTGGGATTGCTGGCCAGCGGTTTGCAATTGGCGGCCGCGGTGTGGCTGTACCCGCTGGCGGGGACCCCGAGCCGTTTCTCCTGGCCCTGGTGGGGCGTGCAATTCTGGCTACGCCTGGTGGAACTCGCCTGGGCCGCCGCACTGGCCCTGGTGGCTGGGGTCGCTTCATGCCGCTGGGGACCGAGGCCCACTGAGCACACGTGCTGGGGCAAGCTGCTGCACTACGCATGTCCCCCACCAGGAAAAAACGAGGTGCCCGAGTACCCTAACAACTGCTACGACTGGACGGGCACAGCCAGTGTCGAGCGCGGCGGCACCGACATCAGCAAGAGCCTCATTCGCAACCCCGCGGAGAGCGGGGGATCCCGGCCCCCCAAGGACAGCAATGAGCTGCGAGCCGGCCACGTCCTTCCTAGCCCCGCCGGCTCGGCGGCTTCCCTGGCTCGGGCCGGTCGGAGCCCCAAATACCCCAACAACGTGGGCCCAGGTCGATCTCGCAGCAGCGTGTGCCTGGATAAAACTGCGGGGCTGTCAATGAGCGAGCTGGACTTGCGCCCGCCTTCGCCCATCAACCTCAGCCGGAGCATTGACGAGGCGCTGTTCCGGGAGCACCTGGTCCGCGACAGCGTGTTCTTGCGCTCCAGCCTGCAGTACCCAGCTGGCCTGGGCCGTCGGGACTCAGCCACCTCCTTGCAAGCTATCTCCCAGCCAGGAGCCCCCCACTTGCGACAGAGGCGCAGCAGTGACCCCGACCGTTCGGGCCTAACCCCTCAGGACCGCTGCAGTTCCTTGACCGACGTGCGGGTCGTCCCCAAGCCTGCCCCCGAGCCTGAGGCCGGGGCAGCGTCCGGGAGCTCGCTGGATAGCTTTTCCAAGGGCTCCCTCAAGATCAGCTGGAACCCATGGCGCCACGGGCTGTCATCCGTGGAGAGCCTGCCCCTAGACGAGCTGCCCAGCACTGTACAGCTGCTGCCTTCCCAGGCCGAACCGGAACCCGCGTCCGCCCCCGAAGAGCCCGGGGACTCGGAGCGCGAAGCCCGTCGGAGCTTCCTGGCCCTGAGCAAGCAGGTGGACTCGCGAAGCGCCTCCAGCGAGACCATAGAGCTGTGA
- the CRELD1 gene encoding protein disulfide isomerase CRELD1: protein MAPVLWRGLVPPLLWGLCLFLSFPVPVWLQSQPCHTCRDLVNSFSKGLERTVRDNFGGGNTAWEEEKLSKYKDSETRLVEVLEAVCSKSDFECHRLLEQSEELVETWWFHKQHQAPDLFQWLCMDSLKVCCPPGTYGPSCLACPGGTEKPCSGNGHCDGEGTRQGSGRCDCQPSYGGPTCAQCGDGYYEATRNSSHLVCEACFGPCSRCSGPKEGNCLRCKQGWALHQQKCVDIDECGTEMAACKANQFCVNTDGSYECRDCAKACAGCMGAGPARCKRCSVGYRRDGAKCLDVDECEGEVEVCTGAHELCENTDGSYRCACVEGYERSQEGCVPRQPEEPKPGGFFSEVTDDEVVVLQQMFFGVIICALATLAAKGDMVFTAIFIGAVAAMAGYWLSERSDRVLDGFIKGR from the exons ATGGCTCCGGTCCTTTGGAGAGGCCTGGTTCCCCCACTACTGTGGGGCCTGTGCCTCTTTTTGAGCTTCCCTGTCCCTGTGTGGCTCCAATCACAGCCTTGTCACACCTGCCGGGACCTGGTCAACAGCTTCAGCAAG GGTCTGGAACGTACAGTTCGGGACAACTTTGGAGGAGGGAACACTGCCTGGGAGGAGGAGAAGCTGTCTAAGTATAAGGACAG TGAGACTCGGCTAGTGGAAGTGCTGGAGGCCGTGTGCAGCAAATCTGACTTTGAGTGTCACCGACTCCTGGAGCAGAGTGAGGAGCTGGTGGAGACTTGGTGGTTCCACAA GCAGCATCAGGCCCCAGATCTCTTCCAGTGGCTTTGCATGGACTCCCTAAAGGTTTGCTGCCCTCCTGGAACCTATGGGCCCTCCTGCCTGG CCTGTCCTGGGGGTACAGAGAAGCCATGCAGTGGTAATGGGCACTGTGACGGGGAGGGCACCCGCCAGGGCAGTGGGCGCTGTGACTGCCAGCCCAGCTATGGGGGCCCTACCTGTGCCCAGTGTGGGGACGGTTACTATGAAGCCACTCGCAACTCCAGCCACCTGGTATGTGAGG CTTGCTTTGGCCCCTGCTCCCGTTGCTCTGGCCCCAAGGAGGGTAACTGCCTACGCTGCAAACAGGGTTGGGCCCTGCACCAGCAGAAGTGTGTGG ATATCGATGAGTGTGGGACAGAGATGGCTGCCTGCAAAGCCAACCAGTTCTGCGTGAACACGGATGGGTCCTACGAGTGCCGAG aTTGTGCCAAAGCCTGTGCCGGCTGTATGGGGGCAGGGCCTGCCCGGTGCAAGAGGTGCAGTGTGGGCTATCGACGAGATGGAGCCAAATGCTTGG ATGTGGACGAGTGTGAGGGTGAGGTAGAGGTGTGCACGGGTGCTCATGAGCTCTGTGAGAACACGGATGGAAGCTATCGATGCGCCTGTgtggagggctatgagagaagccaGGAGGGCTGTGTGCCTCGGCAGCCTGAAG AGCCTAAGCCTGGTGGCTTCTTCTCAGAGGTGACGGATGATGAGGTGGTGGTCTTGCAGCAGATGTTTTTTGGTGTCATTATCTGTGCCCTGGCCACGCTGGCAGCCAAAGGTGACATGGTCTTCACTGCCATCTTCATTGGGGCTGTGGCTGCCATGGCTGGATACTGGCTGTCTGAACGTAGTGACCGGGTGTTGGACGGCTTCATCAAAGGCAGATAG